In Amia ocellicauda isolate fAmiCal2 chromosome 7, fAmiCal2.hap1, whole genome shotgun sequence, one genomic interval encodes:
- the LOC136753280 gene encoding receptor-type tyrosine-protein phosphatase eta-like: MTTSTSTIAGVTTEQRTEGAAVTIIVVTKPERIANLTANNISTTSIVLTWSAPFGNAGGYKVEATGPTFTNFTVNTLSAKVSGLVPGSNYTLSVIAVAADNVTEGAPVTTTVSTKPESVTGLAATSISTTSIFLSWSAPIGNVSSYRVETRGISGYNMTVKTLFANISGLEPGSNYTLQVTAVAADTVTEGAAVAISNFTKPGSVNNLTMIKVTTTSITLSWSAPSGNAGGYRVEVNGMTVKSLGVNTFSTEITGLVPGSNYTLGVIAVAADSITEGATVTVTVLLAATPTPTPTPMPTPTGPCTLTMVPPGVPATARLEVSLVSSSAIDENTITLLEQQINSIVQKFTQTNVTVKWKATRTDLTSF; this comes from the exons ATGACAACATCAACTAGTACAATTGCTGGCGTCACCACAGAGCAGCGTACTGAAGGAGCTGCAGTGACAATAATAGTGGTCACAA AGCCTGAGAGGATTGCCAATCTGACTGCCAACAACATCAGCACAACATCTATAGTCCTTACATGGAGTGCACCATTTGGAAATGCAGGGGGTTACAAAGTTGAAGCCACTGGACCTACTTTTACAAACTTCACAGTGAACACATTATCAGCTAAAGTATCTGGACTTGTACCTGGAAGCAATTATACACTGAGTGTTATTGCTGTGGCTGCAGACAATGTTACTGAAGGGGCACCAGTGACAACAACAGTATCTACAA AACCCGAGTCTGTTACCGGTTTGGCAGCCACCTCCATTTCCACAACATCAATCTTCCTTAGCTGGAGTGCACCTATTGGAAATGTGTCCAGCTACAGAGTGGAGACAAGGGGAATATCTGGATACAATATGACTGTGAAGACTTTGTTCGCTAATATCTCTGGACTTGAGCCTGGAAGCAACTACACATTGCAGGTTACTGCAGTGGCAGCAGACACTGTGACTGAAGGGGCTGCTGTAGCAATCAGCAATTTTACTA AGCCTGGTTCTGTGAACAATCTCACTATGATAAAGGTCACCACAACGTCCATAACCCTTAGCTGGAGTGCACCATCTGGAAATGCAGGAGGGTACAGAGTTGAAGTCAATGGTATGACTGTTAAGAGTCTTGGAGTGAACACATTCTCAACTGAAATAACTGGACTCGTACCTGGAAGCAATTATACTCTGGGGGTTATTGCTGTGGCTGCAGACAGCATTACTGAAGGAGCTACAGTGACAGTCACAGTACTTTTAG CTGCAACTCCAACTCCAACGCCAACACCAATGCCAACGCCAACTGGGCCCTGTACATTAacaatgg TTCCTCCAGGAGTCCCTGCGACAGCAAGACTGGAGGTGTCACTTGTTTCCTCTTCTGCAATTGATGAAAACACAATAACTTTGCTTGAACAGCAG atCAACAGCATAGTTCAGAAATTCACACAAACAAATGTCACTGTAAAATGGAAGGCAACAAGGACAGACTTAACATCTTTCTGA